TCTACCTGCAGTTGTTGAGCTGAATGGGAAGAAAGCATCAACAGACTCGGAGAAAGCAAATCTTTTCGCCGAATATTTCCAAAGTGTCTACGCTACCGAGCCCGACGATCCATCGCTACTCGACTTCATAAACACAAGAAACGATCACGATTGCTATGATGTCACTGCTCCGACGGAACTTGTACACTTTGTTTTGCGCGGCATGGACATAAGCAAAGGCAGTGGACATGATGGAGTCTCCTCGTTCTTCTTACGTGAATGTGCCGACTATTTGGCCGAACCATTAAGCATCGTTTACACGCAATCACTAGTCGACAAATGCTATCCTGATGCGTTTAAGATTGGGCAATTGACTCCAGTTTACAAGTCTGGCCGGAAAACTGACGTGAAGAACTACAGAGGAGTAAATGTGATGCCGAATTTAGCCAAAGTGTTCGAGCGAGTTGTTTTCATGCAGCTGAAACTCATAATTCCTCGTAACATCAAGACATCCCAGCATGCATTCCTCTCCAACCGAAATATTGAATCGAATTTGATGGAGCCTAGTGTCGCTACCCACGAAGCCTTCGAAGTAAATGCTCAACTCGACACGTACAACGTCGACATATTTAAAGCGTTCGACAAGGTTAGAGCGATGAAACTGATCCGTAAAATGCCAACGTTCCCGATTTCGAACTCTGTTTTACTTTGGTTCGTATCGTATCTACTGTCCAGAGTTCAATACGTGATCATTGGTAGAGACAAATCAGCTGTGTTTGTGGTGCTCTCTGGCGTCGGACAAGGATCCATTTTGGGCGTAATAATGTTCCTTATGTTCTTCAACGATTCCGATGTGGACATGGCTGGCATATTATGTCTCAACTTCGCCGATGATAAAAAAGATTGCCTCAATCATCAGAACGCAGGAAGATGCGACCCGACTACAAACAGCAATCCACCGATTCTTCGAATGGTGTCGTGACAATGGCCTTGAAATCAACTGCTCGAAATCAAAGATCATCACATACACGTTGAAGTCCAATCCGTTAATCTTTGATTACGTCTTGGATGGCGAACCGATCGAGCGAACCACTAGCACTACCGATCTTGGCCTTTTGATGAATACGAAAATGAGCTTCAACTCTCACTATGAATATGTGAGCAACAAATCGAAATCAGTATTGAACTTCGTGATGCGGCAAAgacgttttttggacgatgaTGCCATCAAGATTGTGTATAAGGCATTAGTACGATCTAATCTGGAGTTCGCATCATGTGTTTGGTCACCGAATTGTGTAACTCATCGGAGCACGATTGAAAGCACACAGAAGCGATTCGTGATGTTTTTGAACGGAGATCATCTCAACCGGTCGAGCAATGACTACGTGCTCAGTCCGTACGTCGAAAGGTGTGCAAAGTTCAATCTGCAATCTCTGGCCAGACGAAGAACGAACGCATGCATTTGGTTCATCCACTCACTGATCATCGGTAAGATCCATTCACCTGTGCTTCGCTCCCGTATAACATTCAACTTGAGGTCAACGAGACACAATGGTATTATCTGGATCAGATCATGCAGAACACAACGCTCGTACCATTCGCCATTCAATGATGTCTGCCGTATGTTCAATGCTGTGTCCGATGTTATCGATCCAACGTTACCGCATAACCAATTCCGAAATGAGCTTCTACGTGTTCCCGATTCAGTGCTGAGCCAGTTCTTAttattgtgatatttttttcctttcttttcccTATTTTCTACTTTTAACTTTGACACGACGATCTTAATTTGTGATATTATCGACGACCTATTTATTATCAGTGATTCCTTTATGTTATTGTAccttttatgttaatttatttgcTACCTAGTCCTACCTGTGATACCTAAGTTAAGTCCGCTTGTATTAAGTCGACtgaaaatgaacaataaatgaatgaatgaatgaaaccCAGACAcgattcgaataaaaaaaaacattttttcatcgTAACAGTAAAGTGTTGAACATGATTCAAGGTTGTGTAtcacatgaaattttggagtaaattttcgataaaattattttaaaaaaaattaagctAAGCCAACCGAGTCAACCAAGTTCGAATCCCAGCACGTCCTCCAAACTGTATCCGAACAGTCGAAAATCATCTTCGTACAATTTGTATAAACTTCGAGTGACGCTCACCGGTATTTGACCGAAATACTGTTGTAGTCGTTCGCTCGTTCCCGACGTTCGTTGACTAGCAGGAAAAGTAAGATTGTCGGTGCCAGCCAAATGTAATGCCAATGCGCTGTCATCGATGAGTGTTTCGTATTTGCCTGTTGTGGAGGATAGGACCATAGGTCAATACTTGGCCCGAAAATGTCGACAAAGTTCATTCAACTCACCAATCACATTGTATTTGAGTGCACACGGATGGCATAATTTATGTACAGGTTCCCAGTGCTCGTTGAACGAATTGTTCGTTTGGTAGTTCATGCTAAGCTCCGGTGTCAGCAAATATTGTATGAATTCCAAAAATGTAACGTCATGACCGCGTACCAACGATTCGGTGGCTGCATTCGGTCGaaacgattttattatttgctTACCGATGCCTATACATGCAAACGCATACGTAAAATTTGATGAGACTGCCggaaagcattttttttttcgtcataaAACTTACGAGTCTGGAAGTATCGTGCACTCGGCATATCACCTTCCAATTTATTGCGATACGCCGACAGCAACCGTTCGAACGGATGGCGTGCAATTATGAATCGGGTGTATTCGGTTAAAACAATTTGCTGCTGTTCGGATGTTAGAGagttgaatttcaaaaatcgtCCCGGTTGATGGGCTTGTGATGCTAGTATTTGCAGCGGATCGGTTTCATTCGATTGGCCTGTCATAAGCATCAGCATTCTCTTCCAATTTGTGCAGGCTACCTGGAATACATAAAGGCAGAGATTGTTTATCGAGTTTGGGGCGGAAGAGTTTGTATTgaaatcatgggcgcgcgttagcatagcacccgtgacgcaagtcctatcactagaaaaaatttgtcgtagactgcagaaccatatatacagcaaatattgaagttctacaattcaaatacaaatgactccaaattaccattaaaaaaaactaggcgtccgtacgagttcaacgagctatcacacgttcttgcagcttaaaatttggccacgcaaaaaatcttccaagaagccccatttccatacattttggtcaatttcagtactttaaacgaaatgaaaaaatcctacgttactttgttagtccgtccgtccgtccttccgtccgtgtttcctatcttctaaagtcttctttagatttggttgaaattttgggagtagattgtagtcgtcattctaagacattccagaaaaaaaaattggtgggaaccggcctcgtttcggagctagggatcctcgaagttcccatataggccccatataagaacatctttaagtgtgtgtgtgtgagtatGGTAAAACtttgttcgcttttgataagctctgctcgcctcaattttttttcctaaatttagtattttttaaatttttcaattttttttaaatttttcaattttttttaaatttttcaatttttagacccgtacgaagtactggggtcttataggtttacgcatacgtttgtaacacgtcgaattggactccctgagtaaggggaaacctattgtggttgtctagagatgccaaatccgcgaaaaaaaaatgtccgtctgtccgtctgtctgtccgtctgtctgtctgcacgataacttgagtaaaacgcatccaattttgaaaattcttttttttcccgtttggtaatgtcaaaagacaggctaagttcgaagatgagtgattttggatcgacccctcccgagctgtggcccaataagtgctttacggtttttcgaagatatctccggacattcaaacgttacacttgtaactgatacgtcaaataaaaggtatttacaataccgatcgacaaaaaaaaagtttatggaaatcggatgaccgactcgtgagttagaccccttggtgtggaacaggcacagggcggcaagcagtttttgcttgtaggtcggccacatttgaacatatttcgtctgttttagctttattagataggtattgaccgtaccaatcagggaaaaaaaagtttttgaaattatgttctccggagcgtgagctaggtctcttggagtgagctcttatctggctactaggaagtacagtgaacgtggtgtattttgtcaatatctcgagtaaattttgaccgaatttcatgaatttttttttgtttgaaaggtattaacgaatgtaaagcgtcggtactatttccggtctcctaacaaaatggctgccggcggccatattggattttagtaaaatagaaatatcttgggaaaaatgatgcttagagagtttctgttaacatggaaataatttgttatgtgtgtggggtttcagggattccatatacggacatctatatatacctatatacagctatattgagctatatacaggcatatagagctatataatagcatattcctctgtgaaatgtttatttatagtgaaatatagttaaatatagcggtatatagctgtttaaataggaatttatgaaatttgtcttcgtacggggctgtctatattgcctccggcaatttagttgtatatgataacaaggcaaagagtggataatgtaagtgattttaaagggagaatagtttttcagcagaaaagaaaatgaagtaagagaaatgaagagtttcacattaaaggcttttgatacgaataggtgtttcgtacgggtcggcgttagctatgttttttaaatttttcaattttttttaaaattctcatttttttttaaatttttcaattttttttaaatttttcaattttttttttaattttttatatatttcaaaatttttaaaatttttctttttcaaaattttcaaattttgtaactttttcaaatttttcaaatttttcaaaaaagaatttcaaaattttcaaattttttcaaatttttcaaaacttttcgaaatttttcaaaattttcaaatttttcaaaaattttcaaatttttcaaattttccaaagttttaaaattttttaaattttaatttttttttaatctactaattcttccaaaagaactcaaaaacactcaaaagagtaaaagtgacgcaagtccctgtccatacttccaaaacaactcatatcgctggaggtgacgcattctgcgcttgtacgcaaaaactgtaacagcaaaaatttgaccaaagaaattctagaaacaaaattttaccaaaaaaattttgcgtcacaagtggcagatgttgaggaaagtacttttaagaaattttttaaaataggcaagaatacgtcctaatacgtccgaatcatctgccactttgtgacgcaaaatttttttggtaaaattttgtttctagaatttctttggtcaaatttttgctgttacagtttttgcgtacaagcgcagaatgcgtcacctccagcgatatcagttgttttggaagtatgcacagggacttgcgtcacttttactcttttgagtgtttttgactgattggAGAAGTCTGAAGATTACAAACGATAGAAGACTGCGACATTGACCTTCTGTGCAGGTGCATACCGCGCAATTAGAATGTAAGGATTGAGTTTCAACACATTGAATAATTTGTCGCCTCGTCGCTTCTTTTGGTACGGATGTTTCGACatgtttttattacattttatctCCATACGTAAACATACAGAGCTTCCATCTGCTATCATGATTAAGTtacatttaaaacaaataactTTTAATCGGCTGACGTTCGTTCTtccaacaataaataaaatttttaaaaataaattttcatgtgGGTCAACTAAGTGTTTCAATGTTGCGCTGCATTATCGAATGTTGATTTAAAAATCCAAGACGTCGTCGATCTGACAAATTGTaaataatgaaatcaaaacaaagcaaatttcattaaactatCACAATGTGCTGGCTAAACAGCCTAAATCGTGGactcaatttaagtttttcaaattgttttgtttgggTAATAAATTACTTGGAGCGTAAGTATTACACTACACTACTATATAGACAATACAAGCAACACCGATTGTTTGTATAGATATAACCAGCCATCTATTTAACATAATGGAAAGGAGTGAAGGTTAATTTTGCATTCATAACACATGACGACCAGACATATGTCTTCTTAATTGTTTCGTATAGGGCTACCTACTTCGACGAATTGTATTTCTTCGATTCAGAAACACAATAGGAAACTAGCGCAGAGCGAGAGCTACACAGAAAATTTGTAGAAGTATTTAAAAGGGTCAAAGGGTTCATTCAGTTATGTCCCGTCCTTCTCTcgtaaatcaaataaatcaaacatAAATTCCCCGCAACAGAACCCGACTTCTTTTGCCATttataagagaaaaaaaattgttcaacgagTCGTTTGTGGGGATCTATAAATTACAGTGAACTCATTTTCCGTTTTATCATGGGATTTTGTTCGTTCCGTATTATCCATTCGCTCCATCCTATCCATTCGATCCATACTATCCATTCGTTCCACACTAATTTCATCACTCAACAATGATGTATTTTGCTCCACTTAGTCTTCGAAGTGGTCATTGACAATCACCACTTCGAAGACTAAGTGGagcaaaatacaatttttaaatattagtCAAACCGATGAGCGCGGTGGAATAaagtttggaattttttttgtcaaaataagttCTTCGGGAATCAAAGTCCTGGTGACAAAGAAAAGATAACTTTTAAGGTTGCCAACACTAATTTCATGGGTTCTCACTATTGTACCTTTAGCAGTAAATACTCAGAAAAAGTTCTTATTTGTTGCGAAAACAAtggtgaaatagttatttatgcaatcgagatgcaaagtactttattacgccgcaggccgtgtgtAATAATACACATcttgagcctaataaagtactttgcatcgagttgcatacaacgttttatgccacagatgCATCGAAAGtctgcaaattttgcatattatgatgctgagtggcataaaatttataaaaatgctTCAGTAAGCATATCGTGGGATGGACACATCGTAATGAGTGTAAGTCGCATCGGCCGTTGGCTATTATCAAATATTCTTTCCTGAATGATGAAAAAAGTGGATTTCTGGATTACCCTAACACATCGATCTGAGAAAGTTGTCGAATAATGCAAGTTAAAACCAACCAAATGTGCTCACGCGGTATTACCAGCTGGTCATGTGAACAAAGTCGACGTTGAAGTAAACAGAACGATGCGGCTCATAAAGGGAAACGTCGCTTCTATACCACTTCCTTGGCTGTCAGCCCTCAACAATATTCTACCACCAGACATCcggaagaaaaaattatcctGCGAAAAGTGATGAACAGccttgttgttgttattgctCCTTTTCTTGATTTCAGTCATTGAACTTGGTTCATTTGTAGGTCCTTGTGTAGCGGGATGTCATTGTACTGACAGTTCTCCGACATCCCGCTACACCAGGACCTGCAAATGAACCAAGTTCAATGACTGAAATCAAGAAAAGGagcaataacaacaacaacagcaaaacTGCATAACAAAGCTGATTTTGACCCGGTAGTGGAATGGCAAGAATTCTGGAACTACACAAACTAtgcaaatcttttttttttaacccaACCCGAATCGAACCAACGAGTTCAAGGTGCCTAGAAAGGCATAGTGCAATCTGAACCGATTACGAACTGTACATGGTG
The DNA window shown above is from Bradysia coprophila strain Holo2 chromosome IV unlocalized genomic scaffold, BU_Bcop_v1 contig_84, whole genome shotgun sequence and carries:
- the LOC119072993 gene encoding uncharacterized protein LOC119072993, coding for MCARSIIAREVTSALSDNGLFQMSSFVNVSGNILDTVYTDNPELCVVNRADFLMLSSSKSDKYHVPIACTVECCPTVANISSDESNVMFCFRKANYDDINRYLSDVVLLQHSAPDVNESITTLYTNIYDVFEKFIPLATIRSSRNPKWYTKELLHRKNVRNKEFRKLSAKRKHQLLNVIPTILDDRLFLQAKHEYEVLRTKLHSDFIREKSSCIKTDPKSFWRHINAKRKSNNLPAVVELNGKKASTDSEKANLFAEYFQSVYATEPDDPSLLDFINTRNDHDCYDVTAPTELVHFVLRGMDISKGSGHDGVSSFFLRECADYLAEPLSIVYTQSLVDKCYPDAFKIGQLTPVYKSGRKTDVKNYRGVNVMPNLAKVFERVVFMQLKLIIPRNIKTSQHAFLSNRNIESNLMEPSVATHEAFEVNAQLDTYNVDIFKAFDKVRAMKLIRKMPTFPISNSVLLWFVSYLLSRVQYVIIGRDKSAVFVVLSGVGQGSILGVIMFLMFFNDSDVDMAGILCLNFADDKKDCLNHQNAGRCDPTTNSNPPILRMVS
- the LOC119072935 gene encoding carbohydrate sulfotransferase 13 translates to MDSNDIQYQSTNQPLTWKFLFYSNLLIAIHLSLSCGWSFESSQNVHVNRHGFELIQANNLQRQELMQSVCEQYFEPNDQSVDNVPSEKMDHLLIDEKHKFLYCYVPKVACTNWKRMLMLMTGQSNETDPLQILASQAHQPGRFLKFNSLTSEQQQIVLTEYTRFIIARHPFERLLSAYRNKLEGDMPSARYFQTRIGKQIIKSFRPNAATESLVRGHDVTFLEFIQYLLTPELSMNYQTNNSFNEHWEPVHKLCHPCALKYNVIGKYETLIDDSALALHLAGTDNLTFPASQRTSGTSERLQQYFGQIPVSVTRSLYKLYEDDFRLFGYSLEDVLGFELG